The following are encoded together in the Pleurocapsa sp. FMAR1 genome:
- a CDS encoding AbrB/MazE/SpoVT family DNA-binding domain-containing protein: MSIAKSKLTSKLTQKYQATIPQAVRKKLEIEQGDRIIFEIEDDKVVLKKLSPLDWEYLESVSATLGEWSSEADEKAYRDL, from the coding sequence ATGTCGATCGCAAAAAGCAAATTAACCTCTAAACTAACTCAAAAGTATCAAGCGACTATTCCACAAGCAGTAAGAAAAAAACTAGAAATCGAACAAGGCGATCGCATTATCTTTGAAATAGAAGATGACAAGGTAGTTCTGAAAAAACTATCTCCTCTAGATTGGGAATACCTAGAGTCAGTGTCCGCTACTCTGGGTGAATGGTCGTCTGAGGCTGATGAGAAAGCTTATCGTGACTTATAA
- a CDS encoding helix-turn-helix transcriptional regulator, whose amino-acid sequence MSNTLTPARAISPKRILQRELDARAWTQKDLAEMTNRPAQTINEIIKGTKQITPETARELSAALETTVEFWINLETNYRLNLAKNVNRL is encoded by the coding sequence ATGAGCAATACTTTAACACCAGCTAGGGCAATATCACCAAAACGCATTTTACAACGAGAATTAGATGCTCGTGCTTGGACACAAAAAGATTTAGCCGAAATGACCAATCGTCCAGCACAAACAATTAACGAAATTATCAAAGGAACAAAACAAATTACTCCAGAGACAGCTAGAGAATTATCGGCAGCGTTGGAAACTACTGTGGAATTTTGGATTAATTTGGAAACTAATTATCGTTTAAATCTTGCAAAGAACGTTAACAGACTCTAA